A genomic window from Chitinophaga pollutisoli includes:
- a CDS encoding PAS domain S-box protein, with translation MTHLLSPIRTVLIYFTAGVLWILLTDSLLQWLAEHTPTMLLKVQYAKGLLFVLLSSLLLFWLLSKSRSSVRRLEMAYIRVFRESPQPMWIYDRKSLEFVDVNDAAIHLYGYTLEEFRTMTILQVRPKEEIQKVLDVTRFTTSGFQNFGTWKHLKKDGSLIFVDIRTFGTHYKGREVEIVSISDVTDKHIAFEALSRQELLLNSIINSTDDLIWAVDDRKHYTAFNNAFRDSIRQFKNQEVHVGGPLVKGDTEEEIQRWNEYYERSLAGEAHIIEESLELEDMGLAFAEITFHPIRKQQRVVGVSCFARDITHRKHQQLSLQKALDRYEMVTLATSNVIWDYDMVANTMHWNNNLSIMFGHRKADDTENWWEAHVHPEDAPKVIAGLQQAIAEKRSTLAAEYRFLCADGKYRYVFDRVYVMYNEANQPIRMIGAMEDITDKKTYIEELQKVAHMSSHSLRRPVASMLGVVGLINKDNLTDPANLPLLAGIEKIAKEMDEIIHTVADKCNRIFKVVEDK, from the coding sequence ATGACCCACCTACTGTCGCCAATCCGAACGGTGCTGATTTACTTCACCGCCGGAGTGCTCTGGATATTGCTAACGGACTCGCTCCTGCAATGGCTGGCGGAGCATACCCCAACCATGTTACTCAAAGTGCAATACGCCAAAGGCTTACTCTTCGTACTGCTCTCGTCGCTGCTGCTGTTTTGGTTGTTGTCCAAATCCCGCAGCTCCGTGCGCCGGCTCGAAATGGCATATATCCGCGTGTTCCGCGAAAGCCCCCAGCCCATGTGGATCTATGACCGCAAATCGCTGGAATTCGTCGATGTTAACGATGCCGCCATCCACCTCTACGGCTATACGCTGGAAGAATTCCGTACCATGACCATCTTACAGGTACGCCCCAAAGAAGAAATCCAGAAAGTGCTCGACGTTACCCGCTTTACCACATCCGGTTTTCAGAACTTCGGCACCTGGAAGCATCTCAAAAAAGACGGCTCCCTCATATTCGTCGATATCCGCACCTTCGGTACCCATTACAAAGGCCGCGAAGTGGAAATCGTCAGCATCTCAGACGTAACCGACAAACATATTGCCTTCGAAGCCCTTTCCCGCCAGGAACTGCTGCTTAATTCCATCATCAACAGCACGGATGATCTCATTTGGGCCGTAGACGACCGCAAGCATTACACCGCTTTCAACAACGCCTTCCGCGACAGCATACGCCAGTTCAAAAACCAGGAAGTGCATGTAGGCGGCCCCCTCGTCAAAGGCGACACTGAAGAAGAAATCCAGCGCTGGAACGAATACTACGAACGCAGCCTCGCCGGCGAAGCGCATATCATTGAAGAATCCCTGGAGCTGGAGGATATGGGCCTGGCCTTCGCGGAAATCACCTTCCACCCTATACGCAAACAACAACGCGTGGTGGGTGTTTCCTGCTTTGCGCGGGATATTACCCACCGGAAACATCAACAGCTCAGCCTGCAAAAAGCCCTCGACCGCTACGAAATGGTCACCCTCGCTACCAGCAACGTCATCTGGGATTACGACATGGTCGCCAACACCATGCACTGGAATAACAATCTTTCCATCATGTTCGGCCACCGGAAGGCAGACGATACGGAAAACTGGTGGGAAGCGCACGTCCACCCGGAAGATGCGCCCAAAGTCATCGCCGGTTTACAACAGGCCATCGCCGAAAAACGCAGTACCCTGGCGGCGGAATACCGCTTCCTCTGCGCCGACGGCAAATACCGCTATGTTTTCGACAGGGTATACGTCATGTACAACGAAGCAAACCAGCCCATCCGTATGATCGGCGCCATGGAAGACATCACGGATAAGAAAACCTACATCGAGGAACTGCAGAAAGTAGCCCACATGAGCTCCCACAGCCTCCGCCGCCCCGTAGCTTCCATGCTCGGCGTGGTGGGCCTCATTAACAAAGATAATCTCACCGATCCCGCCAACCTCCCGCTATTGGCCGGTATTGAAAAAATCGCCAAAGAAATGGATGAGATCATCCATACCGTTGCGGATAAATGCAACCGGATTTTCAAGGTAGTGGAGGATAAGTAA
- a CDS encoding N-acetylmuramoyl-L-alanine amidase, with translation MWKKILIVTTVAAVGACSPQPYKATNKVYRSEAKRWSGVVRSQPDNIPVTAVAPPAWAGTVNFNLRKPNYVIIHHTAQNSCEQTLRTFTLERTQVSAHYVICRDGTVHHMLNDYLRAWHGGASKWGSLTDINSASIGIELDNNGFEPFDSMQIRSLLVVLDTLKKRYNIPAINFIGHGDIAPRRKNDPSVLFPWNRLAEKGFGIWYGDTSRITLPDNFSNLQALRVIGYDLQDTSAAIQAFKRHFVPSDSLSAPATLSDGSRKILMSVMQQAL, from the coding sequence ATGTGGAAGAAAATCCTGATCGTAACAACCGTAGCGGCCGTCGGCGCCTGTTCTCCCCAACCGTACAAAGCCACCAACAAAGTGTACCGTTCTGAAGCCAAACGATGGTCCGGTGTGGTGAGGTCCCAGCCCGACAATATCCCCGTTACCGCCGTTGCGCCGCCCGCATGGGCGGGCACTGTCAATTTCAACCTGCGCAAGCCTAACTATGTCATCATTCATCACACCGCACAAAATTCCTGCGAGCAAACGCTGCGTACTTTTACCCTGGAACGTACCCAGGTAAGCGCCCACTACGTCATTTGCCGCGACGGTACCGTACACCACATGCTCAACGATTACCTCCGCGCCTGGCACGGCGGTGCCTCCAAATGGGGCAGCCTCACCGACATCAATTCCGCTTCCATCGGCATCGAACTGGACAACAACGGCTTCGAGCCCTTTGATAGCATGCAGATCCGTAGCCTGCTGGTAGTGCTCGACACCCTCAAAAAACGGTATAACATCCCCGCCATCAACTTCATCGGCCACGGCGACATCGCGCCCCGCCGCAAAAACGACCCCAGCGTCCTATTCCCCTGGAACCGCCTGGCGGAGAAAGGTTTCGGCATCTGGTATGGCGATACTTCACGCATCACCCTGCCCGACAATTTCAGCAACCTCCAGGCGCTGCGGGTCATCGGCTACGATTTACAGGACACTTCGGCCGCCATACAGGCTTTCAAACGGCACTTCGTGCCCTCGGATTCCCTGTCGGCGCCCGCTACGCTGTCCGACGGCTCCCGGAAGATCCTCATGAGTGTTATGCAACAGGCTTTATAG
- a CDS encoding RagB/SusD family nutrient uptake outer membrane protein gives MQQLKIWALGGLMTVAAAACNTSLLDVNPTDRYLENTFWQNMDQANAGLNGCYSILRNDGIYGGKGSNNATALWEECATPNLYGNTMNFGTMARSDHSAATGGIITARWADAYGGIGRCNTFLEKAPSVPGMSQANLERMSAQALFLRALYYSMLTTYYGDAPLILTTPDPNKDGFLPRTPRAQVLTQVFKDLDSAAKYLPVKYTAATDKGRVTKGAALALKARLLLFEASPLMNPAGDLQKWKDAENAAKAVMDIAGQAGYDLFDDYRALFLPQNENNKEVIFDVQYMWPEQGNSFDLICRQYNTNAPLLDLVMAYPMDNGLFPTEAGSGYDPAKPYENRDPRMYATLTFPGDMYMGNIIDDKRFAITGFGMKKFSIYDRDAPPSDKSSLVGGQSETNFIVLRYADVLMMYAEARNETSGPDGTVYAALKEIRDRVDMPEIAAGLNPSQMREAIRKERRIEFAGEATYYNDIRRWKTIETVMNSDAKKYNGSFLETRKFDVKRDYWWPIPTAERDLNPKLEQNPFY, from the coding sequence ATGCAACAGTTGAAAATATGGGCACTCGGAGGATTGATGACGGTCGCGGCTGCCGCCTGTAACACATCGCTCCTCGACGTGAATCCCACCGACAGATATCTCGAAAATACTTTCTGGCAAAATATGGACCAGGCCAATGCCGGCCTCAACGGATGTTACAGCATTCTCCGCAACGACGGCATTTATGGCGGCAAGGGTTCCAACAACGCCACGGCGCTCTGGGAAGAATGCGCCACGCCTAACCTGTACGGCAACACGATGAATTTCGGAACGATGGCCCGCAGCGACCACAGCGCCGCCACCGGAGGCATTATCACTGCCCGTTGGGCGGATGCATACGGCGGCATCGGGCGTTGCAATACATTCCTGGAAAAAGCGCCTTCCGTACCGGGCATGTCGCAGGCCAACCTCGAGCGTATGAGCGCGCAGGCCTTGTTCCTCCGCGCCCTGTACTACTCGATGCTCACCACCTACTATGGTGATGCGCCGCTGATCCTCACCACGCCCGACCCGAATAAAGACGGCTTTCTGCCCCGCACGCCCCGCGCACAGGTATTAACGCAGGTATTCAAGGATCTGGACAGCGCCGCCAAATACCTCCCGGTAAAATATACCGCCGCTACCGACAAAGGCCGCGTGACCAAAGGCGCCGCACTCGCGCTCAAAGCCCGCCTGCTCCTGTTCGAAGCTTCACCGCTCATGAACCCGGCCGGCGACCTGCAGAAATGGAAAGACGCGGAAAACGCTGCCAAAGCCGTCATGGATATCGCCGGGCAAGCCGGTTATGACCTCTTCGACGATTACCGCGCCCTTTTCCTTCCCCAAAACGAAAACAACAAAGAAGTAATCTTCGATGTGCAGTACATGTGGCCGGAACAAGGCAATTCCTTCGACCTCATCTGCCGCCAGTACAACACCAATGCGCCGCTGCTCGACCTCGTTATGGCCTATCCGATGGATAACGGGCTGTTCCCCACGGAAGCAGGCTCCGGTTACGACCCCGCCAAGCCTTACGAAAACCGCGACCCGCGCATGTATGCCACCCTCACCTTCCCCGGCGACATGTACATGGGCAATATCATTGACGATAAACGCTTTGCCATTACCGGTTTCGGGATGAAGAAATTCTCCATCTATGACCGCGATGCGCCCCCTTCAGATAAATCCTCGCTGGTGGGCGGACAGTCGGAAACCAACTTCATCGTGCTCCGTTACGCAGACGTACTGATGATGTATGCCGAAGCGCGCAATGAAACGTCTGGTCCGGATGGTACCGTTTACGCCGCCCTGAAAGAAATCCGCGACCGCGTAGACATGCCCGAGATCGCGGCGGGCCTCAATCCATCACAGATGCGCGAAGCCATCCGCAAGGAAAGAAGGATCGAATTCGCCGGTGAAGCGACCTACTATAACGACATCCGCCGCTGGAAGACCATCGAAACAGTCATGAATTCCGACGCGAAAAAATACAACGGCAGCTTCCTCGAAACACGGAAGTTTGACGTAAAAAGGGATTACTGGTGGCCCATTCCCACTGCGGAACGCGACCTCAATCCCAAACTTGAACAGAATCCGTTCTATTGA
- a CDS encoding TonB-dependent receptor: MKLVKRSLMRRLLTAALGIFCTASMPLSAQDVPLTGKVTSAADGTPLMGVSVQILGTSKGTATDVNGEFKISAPTGATLKFSFIGHLSFEMKVAKAAAINVQLQEDVQKLNETVVVGYGTKKKATLTGAVSMLDAAQIENRPVTNVSNALSGTPGLFVNLGNSQPGVDRSTIRIRGIGTLNNNNPLVLVDGIEYSMDELNPNDIESVSVLKDAAAAIYGSRGANGVIMVTTKKGKGKSKVNYGYYRGFHKATFLPDAINDPIVYMRTKNQALLNIGKAAEYSDANIKEYEENMAKDPITYPANDWYKIAVDNGSIQKHDLSISGSTEQYQYRLSLGFLDRDGIMFGPANHNKNYSLGLNASMNVTKRLKAGITLDGYYRNYTQPTYNTFWQAMSRTLPILTDTLADGRYGNSWLRTEGRNNWEHPRLHAYGALTTKLVQRFLATVFAEYQLPFDVKYTIKFGADKYDGLLTTNTPRLQTFNPKTGAATNWNSPATAPRNAKTDENDLAIHFYNTLDWGKTFNKHMVKVMVGSSYDNYDKDQFNAGMTGYLDNTITALDGGLVWQATGGNTTRDVIMSYFGRAEYEYDEKYLFEFTMRADGSSRFSKQQRWSRFPSASAGWRIDREPFFNSRFINQLKLRVSAGALGNQAADLYNNYPTVALGQDYSFGGTRVPGAAVTGAVDPNMHWETAYTYNGGADVNFWNNRIGLTLDAYIRRTNDILYRTNLPAQVGNLAGPIRNIATVDNRGIELTLQYRNNLRDLNYNIWGNVSYNKNEVLSVNGESRISGSTIVKAGHAMNSFYVLESDGFFQNQEEISKHATQPGNPRPGFIRFKDQNGDGVINGDDRVVVNASGMVPKYTFAFGLNLDYKGFSLTSAWQGVAGIKVYPRANLAVPFNNGANATWEWTRDTWTPENPNARLPLLTIGDQANFTQLNDFWLRSGNYLRLKNLQLAYSIPKSLMDKLKMTKITVYANAENLLTISKYKDMDPESLVNRNDLYTYPMMKTFTAGVNVTF, translated from the coding sequence ATGAAGCTTGTCAAGCGATCCCTCATGCGCCGGCTCCTTACTGCCGCCCTCGGGATCTTCTGCACCGCGTCGATGCCGCTTTCCGCGCAAGACGTGCCCCTTACCGGGAAAGTCACCTCCGCCGCAGACGGCACTCCCCTCATGGGCGTCAGCGTCCAGATCCTGGGAACTTCCAAAGGAACCGCCACCGATGTCAACGGCGAATTCAAAATCTCCGCCCCCACCGGCGCTACCCTCAAATTCTCCTTCATCGGCCACCTTTCCTTCGAAATGAAAGTCGCCAAAGCCGCCGCCATTAACGTGCAGCTGCAGGAAGACGTTCAGAAGCTTAATGAAACCGTGGTGGTAGGTTACGGCACCAAGAAAAAAGCCACCCTCACCGGCGCCGTTTCCATGCTCGACGCGGCCCAGATCGAAAACAGGCCCGTAACCAACGTATCCAACGCCCTCTCCGGAACTCCCGGCTTGTTCGTGAACCTGGGTAACTCCCAGCCCGGCGTCGACCGCTCCACCATCCGCATCCGAGGCATCGGCACGCTCAATAACAACAATCCACTGGTACTGGTTGACGGCATAGAATATTCTATGGACGAGCTCAACCCGAACGATATCGAATCTGTTTCCGTACTGAAAGACGCGGCCGCCGCCATTTACGGTTCCCGCGGCGCCAACGGCGTGATCATGGTGACCACCAAGAAAGGGAAAGGTAAATCCAAAGTGAACTACGGCTACTACCGCGGCTTCCACAAAGCCACCTTCCTCCCCGACGCCATCAACGACCCGATCGTTTACATGCGCACCAAAAACCAGGCGCTCCTCAACATTGGCAAAGCAGCGGAATATTCCGACGCCAATATCAAGGAATATGAAGAAAACATGGCGAAAGATCCCATCACCTACCCCGCCAACGATTGGTACAAGATCGCTGTAGACAATGGTTCCATCCAGAAACACGACCTCAGCATCTCCGGAAGCACCGAACAATACCAATACCGCCTTTCTCTCGGTTTCCTCGACCGCGACGGTATCATGTTCGGCCCCGCCAACCACAACAAAAACTATTCGCTCGGCCTGAACGCCTCCATGAACGTAACCAAACGCCTGAAAGCGGGCATCACGCTCGATGGCTATTACCGCAACTACACGCAGCCGACCTACAATACTTTCTGGCAGGCCATGAGCCGCACGCTGCCCATCCTCACTGATACGCTGGCCGATGGCCGCTATGGCAACTCCTGGCTGAGAACGGAAGGCCGCAACAACTGGGAACATCCCCGCCTGCATGCCTACGGCGCCCTCACCACCAAACTGGTACAGCGCTTCCTGGCCACCGTATTCGCAGAATACCAGCTGCCGTTTGATGTGAAATACACCATCAAGTTCGGCGCGGATAAATACGACGGCCTGCTGACCACCAACACGCCCCGCCTGCAAACCTTCAACCCGAAGACAGGCGCCGCCACCAACTGGAACTCCCCAGCCACGGCGCCCCGCAACGCCAAAACGGACGAAAACGACCTGGCAATCCACTTCTACAATACACTCGACTGGGGTAAAACCTTCAACAAGCATATGGTGAAAGTGATGGTCGGTTCCAGCTACGACAACTATGACAAGGACCAGTTCAACGCCGGCATGACAGGCTACCTCGACAATACCATCACCGCACTCGACGGCGGCCTGGTATGGCAAGCCACCGGCGGCAACACCACCCGCGACGTAATCATGTCGTATTTCGGCCGTGCGGAATATGAATATGATGAGAAATACCTGTTCGAATTCACCATGCGCGCGGATGGTTCTTCCCGATTCAGCAAACAACAACGCTGGTCTCGTTTCCCTTCCGCATCCGCAGGCTGGCGAATCGACCGCGAACCGTTCTTCAACAGCAGGTTCATCAACCAGCTTAAGCTCCGCGTATCAGCTGGCGCCCTGGGCAACCAGGCAGCAGATCTCTATAATAATTATCCGACCGTGGCGCTCGGACAGGACTACAGCTTTGGCGGCACGCGCGTGCCCGGCGCAGCGGTAACCGGCGCTGTAGACCCGAACATGCATTGGGAAACGGCGTATACCTATAATGGCGGCGCGGACGTGAATTTCTGGAACAACCGCATTGGCCTCACACTGGACGCATACATCCGTCGTACCAACGACATCCTGTACCGCACCAATCTTCCTGCGCAGGTAGGCAACCTCGCCGGGCCGATCCGCAACATTGCAACGGTAGACAACAGGGGCATCGAGCTGACCCTGCAATACCGCAACAATTTGCGTGACCTGAATTACAATATCTGGGGCAACGTGTCCTACAATAAAAACGAAGTATTAAGCGTAAACGGCGAATCCCGGATCAGCGGGAGCACCATCGTGAAGGCTGGGCACGCGATGAACTCCTTCTACGTGCTTGAGTCAGACGGCTTCTTCCAGAACCAGGAAGAGATCAGCAAGCATGCCACGCAACCCGGCAATCCCCGTCCCGGCTTCATCCGGTTTAAGGACCAAAACGGCGACGGTGTGATCAATGGCGACGACCGCGTGGTCGTGAACGCCTCCGGCATGGTACCCAAATATACATTCGCATTCGGCCTGAATCTCGACTACAAAGGCTTCTCGCTGACTTCCGCCTGGCAAGGCGTAGCCGGTATCAAAGTATATCCGCGCGCCAACCTGGCCGTTCCCTTCAACAACGGCGCCAATGCCACCTGGGAATGGACCCGCGACACCTGGACGCCCGAAAACCCGAACGCACGCCTGCCCCTGCTGACCATCGGCGACCAGGCTAACTTCACCCAGCTGAACGATTTCTGGCTCCGCAGCGGCAACTACCTGCGTCTTAAAAATCTGCAACTGGCCTACTCCATACCGAAATCGCTCATGGATAAACTGAAAATGACGAAGATCACCGTGTACGCCAATGCCGAAAACCTGCTGACCATCAGCAAGTACAAAGACATGGATCCCGAGTCGCTCGTCAACAGAAACGATTTGTACACTTACCCGATGATGAAGACTTTCACCGCGGGTGTTAACGTAACCTTCTAA
- a CDS encoding DeoR/GlpR family DNA-binding transcription regulator: protein MINIAERHKFILSRLYEKGYVNVVELCKELDVSGVTIRKDLKLLEDKSLLYRSHGGATIQNPYTNDKPVNEKEKIQREEKHSIGKLAASLIVPGDAIIIASGTTVLALAKHIQPRGPLMIITSALNVALELNRYHEIEVVQLGGVIRNNSSSVAGPYAEKILEDFSCSKLFLGVDGIDVEFGLTTTSIAEAHLNQQMIRAAQKTIVLADSSKFGKRGFGRICRLEEVDQIITDKGISEHMVKLLEDMGIEVVIV from the coding sequence ATGATTAATATCGCGGAGCGGCACAAATTCATTTTGAGCAGATTGTATGAAAAAGGATACGTAAATGTAGTAGAGTTATGTAAAGAACTGGATGTTTCAGGTGTAACAATCCGAAAGGATTTGAAGCTACTGGAAGATAAATCATTGCTCTACCGTTCACACGGCGGCGCTACTATCCAGAATCCCTATACGAACGATAAGCCCGTCAACGAAAAAGAAAAAATCCAGCGCGAAGAGAAGCACAGCATCGGCAAACTGGCCGCCTCCCTCATCGTACCCGGCGATGCCATCATCATCGCTTCCGGCACTACCGTGCTGGCGTTGGCCAAACACATACAGCCCAGGGGGCCGCTCATGATCATCACCTCCGCCCTTAATGTAGCCCTCGAGCTCAACCGCTACCACGAAATCGAAGTCGTGCAACTCGGCGGCGTCATCCGCAATAACTCTTCTTCCGTAGCCGGCCCCTACGCCGAAAAGATCCTGGAGGACTTCTCCTGCTCCAAACTCTTCCTCGGTGTCGATGGCATCGACGTGGAATTCGGCCTCACCACCACCAGCATCGCCGAAGCCCATCTCAACCAGCAAATGATCCGCGCCGCACAGAAAACTATCGTGCTGGCGGATTCCTCCAAATTCGGCAAACGCGGCTTCGGGCGCATCTGCCGGCTCGAAGAAGTGGACCAGATCATCACCGACAAAGGCATCTCCGAGCACATGGTAAAGTTGCTCGAGGATATGGGAATTGAAGTGGTAATTGTGTAA
- a CDS encoding sialidase family protein: protein MLRSLLALSLIACAPAFGQEVVPQMHTRIYVMETPNVPEVHASTIVELDQDRLMAAWFGGTQEGKKDVGIWTSIYQKGAWSQPVEIVNGVVDEKLRYPSWNPVLFKTKAGKLFLYYKVGPNPREWWGMMMHSNNNGKSWSKPERLPGNMLGPIKNKPFQLENGDILYPTSTESVDKNIWKIHLEKSDKNGRNWTHIDIPNDTFQAIQPSILRHGHDSLQLLCRSKNNHVVQSWSADNGKTWSPVTATSLPNPNSGTDALTLANGYKLIVFNPTQRGDKWSDGRAKLYVAISRDGQEWKNVGILENGDKGEYSYPAVIQGKDGRIHITYTADRKNIRYVTMRLEPLTTE from the coding sequence ATGCTTCGTTCCCTGTTGGCTTTGTCCCTAATCGCCTGCGCTCCAGCCTTCGGCCAGGAAGTGGTTCCGCAGATGCACACCCGCATTTATGTCATGGAAACGCCGAATGTCCCGGAAGTCCATGCTTCCACCATCGTGGAACTGGATCAGGACAGGCTCATGGCCGCCTGGTTCGGCGGTACACAGGAAGGGAAAAAGGACGTCGGCATCTGGACTTCCATCTACCAAAAAGGCGCCTGGAGCCAGCCGGTGGAGATCGTTAACGGCGTGGTAGACGAAAAACTCCGCTATCCCAGCTGGAACCCCGTTTTGTTCAAAACGAAAGCCGGAAAACTTTTCCTGTATTACAAAGTAGGGCCCAATCCGCGCGAATGGTGGGGCATGATGATGCATTCCAATAACAACGGCAAATCCTGGAGCAAGCCCGAGCGCCTGCCCGGAAATATGCTGGGGCCCATCAAAAACAAGCCCTTCCAGCTGGAAAACGGCGATATCCTCTACCCTACCAGCACCGAAAGCGTAGATAAAAACATCTGGAAAATCCATCTCGAAAAATCGGATAAAAACGGCCGCAACTGGACGCACATCGATATCCCCAACGATACTTTCCAGGCCATCCAGCCCAGCATCCTCCGGCATGGGCATGACAGCCTCCAACTGCTTTGCCGCAGCAAAAATAATCACGTAGTGCAATCCTGGTCAGCCGACAACGGTAAAACCTGGAGCCCGGTAACCGCCACTTCCCTGCCCAATCCCAATTCGGGGACTGACGCGCTGACGCTGGCCAACGGGTATAAGCTCATCGTTTTCAACCCCACCCAGCGGGGTGATAAATGGTCAGACGGGCGCGCGAAGCTTTATGTCGCCATCAGCCGCGACGGCCAGGAGTGGAAAAACGTGGGTATCCTTGAAAACGGCGATAAAGGTGAATACAGCTATCCTGCGGTGATCCAGGGAAAAGACGGCCGCATCCACATCACTTACACCGCCGACCGTAAGAACATCCGGTACGTGACGATGCGGCTGGAACCATTGACGACAGAATAA
- a CDS encoding SRPBCC family protein, with protein MSRTYRIRKTQELPVGLDRAWEFFSDPSNLQHITPPRMGFTVVSEPHQGRIYAGQIIEYRLKPVLGIPLYWMTEITRVEPGKMFIDEQRFGPYSFWHHQHHFEPRGDGTLMTDIVHYRIPLGWLGDLANNIFVGRQLAQLFDYRTAAVETLLQNNDR; from the coding sequence ATGTCGCGCACATACCGCATCCGCAAAACGCAGGAATTACCCGTGGGTTTGGACAGGGCCTGGGAATTTTTCAGCGATCCTTCCAACCTGCAACACATCACACCGCCCCGGATGGGCTTCACCGTTGTCAGTGAGCCGCATCAGGGGCGGATTTATGCCGGGCAGATCATCGAATACCGCCTCAAACCCGTGCTGGGTATCCCCCTGTACTGGATGACCGAAATCACCCGGGTAGAGCCCGGCAAGATGTTCATTGACGAGCAGCGATTCGGGCCCTACAGCTTCTGGCACCACCAGCACCACTTCGAGCCCCGGGGCGATGGCACCCTCATGACCGACATCGTCCACTACCGCATCCCGCTCGGCTGGCTGGGCGACCTGGCCAACAACATCTTTGTCGGCCGGCAGCTCGCACAGCTCTTCGATTACCGCACCGCCGCCGTGGAAACGCTCCTGCAAAACAATGACCGTTGA